One Aegilops tauschii subsp. strangulata cultivar AL8/78 chromosome 7, Aet v6.0, whole genome shotgun sequence genomic window carries:
- the LOC109781194 gene encoding uncharacterized protein, translating into MKTILLLILAFPFLGAAGERCRGVPSLPVEAACRKACGTKLMHDMCMDTLRGGFDPSPSVHIEVTEYALLATHRALESYGATAAAAAELLRSGSLSGDERAAYNTCLTEYSYAVRCMEHVAGDMVARCRFAGLGEEYVRCVTYVEGCRDRLVRLKSSPLYAMNLVDRNKALLAYSLGQLLGSI; encoded by the coding sequence ATGAAGACCATACTCCTCCTCATTCTCGCATTCCCTTTCTTGGGCGCCGCCGGCGAGCGTTGCCGCGGCGTCCCGTCACTGCCAGTGGAGGCCGCCTGCCGAAAGGCGTGCGGCACGAAGCTCATGCACGACATGTGCATGGACACGCTCCGCGGGGGATTCGATCCTAGCCCGTCCGTCCACATCGAGGTCACCGAGTATGCGCTCCTCGCCACGCACCGCGCCCTCGAGTCCTACGGCGCCACGGCTGCCGCCGCGGCCGAGTTGCTCCGCAGCGGGTCGCTCTCTGGCGACGAGAGGGCGGCCTACAACACATGCTTGACGGAGTACTCCTACGCTGTGCGGTGCATGGAGCACGTCGCCGGCGACATGGTAGCGCGTTGCCGGTtcgcggggctcggggaggagtaCGTGCGCTGCGTGACGTACGTGGAGGGCTGTAGGGATCGCTTGGTGCGGCTCAAGTCATCGCCGCTCTACGCCATGAATCTTGTCGACCGGAACAAGGCCCTTCTGGCTTACTCCCTCGGTCAATTGCTCGGTAGCATATGA